Proteins encoded by one window of Metamycoplasma subdolum:
- a CDS encoding nicotinate phosphoribosyltransferase, which produces MNNLKDKISIYFYKTQEIAKQKANKKIVTLQFFQRHNDVKLCGINEALEILKNNTDISKYSIRYIPEGSIIHNREVVLELEGPYAEFGIWEGIIDGILARQSSIATNAYRIVKAAGKKTVISMADRADHYINQERDAYAINVGGIKNHSTLLSSNYDEKRTYGSMPHALIQMFEGDVVEACKAYHETFPNDELYALVDFHNDVIKDSLDCLKEFGKTLKGVRIDTSKALIDKMFVEGEAEFGVTPTQVKRLREALDNNGGKHVKIVVSSGFDANRIQTFEDEETPVDSYGVGASLLKLHVNFSADATKVNGKLIAKAGRGYLKNPKLVEFK; this is translated from the coding sequence ATGAATAATTTAAAAGATAAAATCTCAATCTATTTCTACAAAACTCAAGAAATTGCTAAACAAAAAGCAAACAAAAAAATAGTAACCCTACAATTTTTTCAACGTCATAATGATGTAAAACTTTGTGGTATTAATGAAGCATTAGAAATTTTAAAAAACAACACTGACATAAGCAAATATTCAATTCGCTATATACCCGAAGGAAGCATAATTCATAACCGCGAAGTTGTTCTTGAACTTGAAGGCCCATATGCTGAATTTGGAATTTGAGAAGGAATCATTGATGGCATTTTAGCAAGACAAAGTTCTATTGCAACAAATGCTTATAGAATAGTAAAAGCCGCAGGTAAAAAAACCGTTATTAGTATGGCTGATCGTGCAGACCACTACATCAATCAAGAAAGAGACGCTTATGCAATCAATGTTGGTGGTATTAAAAATCACTCAACATTACTTTCTTCAAACTATGATGAAAAAAGAACTTACGGATCAATGCCTCATGCTTTAATTCAAATGTTTGAAGGCGATGTTGTTGAGGCTTGCAAAGCATATCACGAAACTTTTCCTAATGATGAACTTTATGCTTTAGTAGATTTTCACAACGACGTAATTAAAGATTCTTTAGATTGTTTAAAAGAATTTGGCAAAACTTTAAAAGGTGTAAGAATTGACACCTCAAAAGCATTGATTGACAAAATGTTTGTTGAAGGTGAAGCTGAATTTGGAGTTACTCCAACCCAAGTAAAAAGACTTCGTGAAGCATTAGATAATAATGGCGGAAAGCATGTAAAAATTGTTGTTTCAAGTGGTTTTGATGCAAATAGAATTCAAACTTTTGAAGATGAAGAAACACCAGTTGATTCATACGGGGTTGGTGCAAGTTTATTAAAACTTCACGTCAATTTTTCAGCAGATGCAACCAAAGTTAATGGAAAACTTATTGCAAAAGCAGGACGTGGTTATTTAAAAAACCCAAAACTAGTAGAATTTAAATAA